The following coding sequences lie in one Polluticoccus soli genomic window:
- the porU gene encoding type IX secretion system sortase PorU — protein MKKLTIGLSLLLANLPVFADFNNTYQVSHKDITNGYVVKKVWLQNYAVPKVRLTGVSYKTGVPLPEEALPGNADNFDIILGKDRKRPFALVRIPAFAYENGVVKQLSAVTVEVSENKATEPPPVAAKTTALPSVLASGSWYKVAVSNTGLFKIDYEFVTQKLGVSASSINPANIRVFGNGGRMLSENNAVQRKTTIEEAAIWVNDGGDGSFGPGDYFVFYAMGPTGWDIDSSKGSFRHVKNLYEDKGYYFINFDIGPGKRVSGQQESLQANVTTSTANGYALYENDLFNPGKFGKSWYGEDFGTDGGKQSTREIEMEIGPVVEASFNIQVASRCPASLNIFNIFLDNQPLPQAQLGASFRTDDDRPVDVVDVNWVGPYSNSKPKLKFTYQPGASNCTGYLDYVEVNTKRALYFDKEEFSFRDWNSVKAGNVVGYQISNAVAGTQVWDVTDPHNPVRMNGTLTGSTFAFNQTANVLHEFAAMKSSNLPQPEYVGSVPNQNLVGNDAVDYIIVAYPDFVGAANQLADFHRQRSGMKVLVASTQQVYNEFSSGGQDISGIRDFARYFYDRAGSDSSQMPRYLLLMGDASFDYKNRINGNTNFVPTFESEQSLNFINSFLNDDFFAMLDDNENIENTSIANTLDVGVGRLPVKTPEEANTVVNKIVNYKSAASLGPWRLSTTLIADDEDNAGAHMTHEEIMDTIIVSNSDIYNHTKVYQNAIPMISTPGGKRAPNANKAINDQVFKGTLLLNYSGHGNTQVLSHERILTQDDYNKWKNIDKLPFMVTATCDFGRFDHPDYVSAGERLVLKNDGGVIAMVVTTQLVYAYANLIINREFLDAQFQHINGRWNTFGDAFRIGKNVVYGNSATTSDITINFRKFALLGDPALEPNFPQYFINTESVLDGVTMQPVDSIGALGSYVIKGNVADVNGSVLEGFNGRLSLTFFDKPRTVSVTTQYGEKKFHVRNNIIYKGKATVTNGRFSIAFIAPKDINYEYGRGKMSFYAENGKTDGAGSDTSFTVGGFSDNPVIEFNAPIVKPYIGDSLFRNGGLTGPNTLLYVILEDETGINVSGNSVGHDLTAVLDGDIANPMVMNDYYETAPNTYKRGYVNFPLSGLSDGLHRITVKAWDVNNNSGEGYVDFEVADGKIVKVQNLINYPNPFRDVTHFRFEHNHPDEMLNAELTIYTSDGTLVKTLRQNFTPTGSHANEITWDGHSDSGVMLPSGVYIYRMKISTAQSVETTAYQKLVIVR, from the coding sequence ATGAAGAAACTTACTATTGGCTTATCGCTTCTACTGGCAAACCTTCCGGTTTTCGCCGATTTTAACAATACCTATCAAGTTTCGCATAAAGATATTACGAATGGATATGTTGTAAAGAAGGTTTGGCTGCAAAACTACGCGGTGCCTAAAGTGCGGCTGACCGGAGTCTCCTACAAAACGGGCGTTCCCTTGCCCGAGGAAGCGTTGCCCGGCAATGCCGATAATTTCGATATTATACTTGGTAAGGATCGTAAGCGTCCTTTTGCCCTCGTTCGCATACCTGCTTTTGCCTACGAAAACGGGGTTGTTAAACAGCTAAGTGCGGTAACAGTCGAGGTATCGGAAAACAAGGCGACCGAGCCGCCTCCGGTTGCTGCTAAGACAACTGCATTGCCTTCGGTATTGGCGAGTGGTAGTTGGTATAAAGTTGCGGTGAGCAACACAGGGCTTTTCAAGATCGATTATGAGTTCGTAACACAAAAACTTGGGGTCAGCGCCTCGTCGATCAATCCCGCAAATATCAGGGTGTTTGGAAATGGAGGAAGAATGTTGTCGGAAAACAATGCAGTGCAGCGTAAAACGACAATAGAGGAGGCTGCTATCTGGGTAAACGACGGTGGTGATGGTAGTTTCGGACCTGGAGATTACTTTGTATTTTATGCAATGGGACCTACGGGTTGGGATATAGACAGCTCGAAAGGCAGTTTCCGTCATGTAAAAAACCTATACGAGGATAAGGGCTACTATTTTATCAATTTTGATATTGGACCCGGAAAACGGGTTTCAGGTCAGCAGGAGTCGCTGCAGGCTAATGTTACAACGAGCACCGCCAACGGATATGCGTTGTATGAAAATGATCTGTTCAATCCTGGTAAATTCGGCAAGTCGTGGTATGGCGAAGACTTCGGTACCGACGGAGGAAAGCAAAGCACCCGGGAAATTGAAATGGAGATCGGTCCGGTAGTTGAGGCCTCATTCAATATACAGGTGGCATCACGCTGTCCGGCCTCTCTCAATATTTTCAATATATTTCTTGACAATCAACCACTGCCCCAGGCGCAGTTAGGTGCCTCTTTCCGTACTGATGATGACAGGCCTGTGGATGTAGTGGATGTAAACTGGGTGGGCCCATATTCAAATAGTAAGCCCAAATTAAAATTCACCTACCAACCAGGCGCCAGCAACTGTACCGGTTATCTTGACTATGTTGAGGTGAACACCAAGCGTGCACTTTATTTTGATAAAGAAGAATTCAGCTTCCGCGACTGGAATTCCGTAAAAGCCGGCAATGTTGTCGGGTACCAGATCAGTAATGCTGTCGCAGGTACTCAAGTGTGGGACGTAACAGACCCACATAATCCAGTTCGGATGAATGGAACATTGACTGGCAGCACTTTTGCATTTAATCAAACCGCCAATGTGCTCCACGAATTTGCGGCAATGAAGAGCAGCAATTTGCCGCAGCCTGAATACGTTGGCAGCGTACCTAATCAAAACCTGGTGGGCAATGACGCTGTGGATTATATTATCGTAGCGTATCCTGATTTTGTTGGTGCTGCAAATCAACTGGCAGATTTTCACCGCCAGCGTAGCGGCATGAAAGTGCTGGTGGCTAGTACACAACAGGTGTATAATGAATTCTCATCTGGTGGCCAGGATATTTCTGGTATCCGTGATTTTGCACGTTATTTTTATGATCGCGCTGGAAGTGATTCCAGCCAGATGCCTCGTTATTTACTGCTGATGGGCGACGCATCGTTCGATTATAAGAATCGAATAAACGGCAATACCAATTTTGTTCCAACATTTGAGTCGGAACAATCGTTGAACTTTATCAATAGTTTTTTGAATGATGACTTTTTTGCGATGCTTGATGATAACGAAAACATTGAGAATACAAGTATTGCCAATACCCTGGATGTCGGTGTAGGCAGGCTGCCAGTGAAAACGCCTGAGGAAGCAAATACTGTCGTTAATAAGATCGTCAATTATAAAAGCGCAGCTTCATTAGGTCCCTGGCGACTATCAACCACGCTTATTGCAGATGATGAGGATAACGCAGGTGCGCATATGACCCATGAGGAGATCATGGATACCATTATTGTTAGCAATAGTGACATTTACAATCATACTAAGGTGTACCAGAATGCCATACCTATGATCTCCACTCCAGGTGGGAAAAGGGCACCTAATGCGAATAAAGCTATCAACGACCAGGTATTTAAGGGGACACTATTACTGAACTATAGTGGTCATGGTAATACCCAGGTTCTGTCCCACGAACGGATATTAACGCAAGACGACTACAATAAATGGAAGAACATTGATAAACTTCCGTTCATGGTGACCGCAACGTGCGATTTCGGACGATTCGACCATCCGGATTATGTGTCAGCAGGCGAACGTTTGGTGTTGAAAAACGACGGTGGCGTTATTGCCATGGTGGTAACAACTCAGCTGGTGTATGCTTATGCCAACCTGATCATCAATAGAGAGTTCCTGGATGCCCAGTTCCAGCATATCAACGGCCGGTGGAATACATTTGGCGATGCGTTTCGCATAGGTAAGAACGTTGTCTATGGCAATAGCGCTACTACCAGTGACATCACCATCAACTTTCGAAAATTTGCGTTGTTAGGAGACCCTGCGCTTGAGCCTAACTTCCCTCAATACTTTATCAATACAGAATCAGTATTGGATGGAGTAACCATGCAGCCGGTGGACTCTATAGGAGCGCTTGGGTCTTATGTTATCAAAGGGAACGTTGCAGACGTGAACGGCAGTGTTCTTGAAGGCTTTAATGGCCGCCTGTCGCTTACTTTCTTCGATAAGCCAAGAACAGTGTCGGTGACCACACAGTATGGAGAAAAAAAGTTTCATGTTCGAAACAATATTATCTACAAGGGAAAGGCAACTGTAACTAACGGACGTTTTTCCATCGCATTTATTGCTCCGAAGGACATTAACTATGAATATGGCAGGGGTAAAATGAGCTTTTATGCAGAAAATGGCAAAACTGATGGTGCGGGATCAGACACAAGCTTCACAGTTGGTGGATTTTCAGACAATCCTGTAATTGAATTCAATGCACCAATCGTAAAGCCGTACATAGGCGATAGCTTATTCCGGAATGGCGGATTGACAGGGCCGAATACGCTGCTGTATGTAATCCTCGAGGACGAGACTGGTATTAACGTATCAGGCAACAGTGTAGGTCACGACCTTACAGCAGTGCTGGATGGCGATATCGCAAATCCTATGGTGATGAACGATTATTATGAGACCGCACCTAATACTTACAAACGTGGTTATGTCAATTTTCCGCTAAGTGGATTGAGCGACGGCTTGCATCGCATTACAGTAAAAGCCTGGGACGTGAACAATAATTCTGGAGAAGGGTATGTTGATTTTGAAGTAGCGGATGGCAAGATCGTGAAAGTTCAAAATCTTATCAATTATCCTAATCCGTTCAGGGATGTGACGCATTTCAGGTTTGAGCATAACCACCCCGATGAAATGTTGAATGCGGAATTAACTATTTATACAAGTGATGGTACTTTGGTTAAAACGCTTAGGCAAAACTTTACTCCAACAGGTAGTCATGCCAACGAAATAACCTGGGATGGTCATTCAGATAGCGGCGTAATGTTGCCGTCCGGAGTGTACATATATCGTATGAAAATATCC